A single Nicotiana tabacum cultivar K326 chromosome 5, ASM71507v2, whole genome shotgun sequence DNA region contains:
- the LOC142180698 gene encoding uncharacterized protein LOC142180698 yields the protein MDAIIWNVRSVNTIQAFERLIKMHRKHHFEFIGILEPMQQSHKMERYKARIGLAQAEVNVSNKIWAFIDEIFEVTILYNMTQQLTLRLTHTETHVELILTLAYAKCDRIERIELWDSLYAMASDMTVPWLVGGDFNVIWDEEEKFGGLLVSLTEVDDFRHCINTCNLTDLGFKGSIFTWWNGRSEEDCIFKRSDRCFGNLELQQTFPGLEVTHLSKIGSDHCQMLLKYDIETPPIKKSFRFLNFWTKHETFKNVVKENWNSDFSANHFCIFNYKLKKLKKALSTWSRAIYGDIFQKIASLGRWSWFMKGNLKSILHR from the coding sequence ATGGATGCAATTATATGGAATGTCAGGTCAGTAAATACAATACAAGCATTTGAAAGGCTGATTAAAATGCACAGAAAACATCACTTTGAGTTCATAGGAATCCTTGAGCCTATGCAACAGTCTCACAAAATGGAGAGGTATAAAGCAAGAATTGGTTTGGCACAGGCTGAGGTGAATGTATCAAACAAGATTTGGGCTTTTATTGATGAAATATTTGAGGTTACTATTCTGTATAACATGACTCAACAGCTGACTTTGAGATTAACGCACACTGAAACACATGTTGAGCTCATCCTTACTCTAGCTTATGCCAAATGTGATCGCATTGAAAGAATTGAACTATGGGATTCTTTGTATGCAATGGCATCAGATATGACAGTACCATGGCTAGTTGGAGGCGACTTTAATGTGATATGGGATGAGGAAGAGAAATTTGGAGGCTTACTAGTTTCTCTCACTGAAGTTGATGACTTTAGGCACTGCATCAATACCTGCAACTTGACAGATTTGGGATTTAAAGGAAgcatatttacatggtggaatggaaGATCAGAGGAAGACTGTATTTTTAAAAGATCGGACAGATGTTTTGGCAATCTTGAATTGCAACAGACCTTTCCTGGATTGGAGGTAACTCACCTGTCCAAAATTGGGTCTGATCATTGCCAAATGCTGTTGAAATATGATATAGAAACTCCTCCAATTAAGAAGTCATTCAGATTTCTTAACTTCTGGACTAAGCATGAAACCTtcaaaaatgtagtaaaggaGAATTGGAATTCTGATTTTAGTGCTAAccatttctgcatttttaactaCAAGTTAAAGAAGCTTAAGAAAGCACTATCTACCTGGAGCAGAGCTATATATGGGGATATATTCCAGAAGATTGCAAGCCTGGGAAGGTGGTCTTGGTTCATGAAAGGCAATTTGAAGTCAATCCTACACAGATGA